The Pelagibius sp. CAU 1746 genomic sequence TGCCGCGGCCGAAGCCGCGCCGGCCGCAGACGAAGCGCCGGCCGCCGAAGAGGCGCCCGCCGAGGAGAGCGGCAGCGGCGACGTGACGCTCGACGAGCTGGAGCTGGCGTTCCAGAACGCCAAGGGCCCGGCCGAGCTGGCGGCCGAGAAGGCGGCCCAGGAAGCCGCCGAGGCGGAAGCCGAGCCGGAGCCGGTGAAGGCGGAGGAGCCGAAGAAAGAGGCTGCGCCCAAGAAGGACGCCGCACCGAAGCAGGCCGACAAGGAGCCGGCCGCCGCCGATGCCAAGAAGGAAGGCTCGGTCGCCAACCAGTCGCTGCGCGTCAACGTCGATGTGCTCGAGAACCTCATGACCATGGTCTCCGAGCTGGTGCTGACCCGTAACCAGCTACTGCAGATTCTGCGTAGCCAGAACGAGAGCGAGTTCGCCGCGCCGCTGCAGCGCCTGAACCATGTGGTCTCCGAGCTGCAGGAAGGCGTGATGGCCACGCGGATGCAGCCGATCGGAAATGCCTGGGCCAAGCTGCCCCGCATCGTCCGCGACCTGGCGCACGAGCTCGACAAGAAGATCGACCTGGTGATGAAGGGCGCCGAGACCGAACTGGACCGCCAGGTGCTGGAGCTGATCAAGGATCCGCTCACTCACATGGTGCGCAACTCGGCGGACCATGGCCTGGAAATTCCGGCCGAACGCCTGAAGGCGGGCAAGCCGGAATCCGGCACGGTCACTCTGAACGCCTTCCACGAAGGCGGCCATATCATCATCGAGATCGCCGACGACGGCAAAGGTCTCTCGGTCGACAAGATCAGGCAGAAGTGCCTCGACAACGGCCTGGCCAGCGAGACCGAGCTGGACCAGATGAGCGAGCAGCAGATCCAGCAGTTCATCTTCAAGGCCGGCTTCTCCACGGCGGCGGCGGTGACCTCCGTCTCCGGCCGCGGCGTCGGCATGGACGTGGTGCGCACGAACATCGAGAAGATCGGCGGCACCATCGAGCTGACTTCGGTCGAAGGGCGGGGAACCAAGTTCGTCATCAAGATTCCGCTGACCCTGGCCATCGTCTCCGCGCTGATCGTCGAGTGCGCTTCCGAGCGCTTCGCCATCCCGCAGCTCTCGGTGGTCGAGCTGGTACGGGCTTCTGCGCACACCGAGCACACCATCGAGCGCATCAACGGCACCCCGGTGCTGCGCCTGCGCAACCGCCTGCTGCCGCTGGTTAATCTGCGCCATCTGCTGAAGCTGGACGGTGAGAACACCGCCAAGGCCGCCAAGGACGCATTGCCGGCCCCGGTCGCCGAGACCGAGCAGGCCATGGAGGCCGGGGGCGCCGAGGCGCCGAAGGACTCCGCCAAGGCGGGGCCGAAGCTGGTCGAGGAAGCCGGGGCGCCCGAAGCCAAGGGCGCGGACGACGAGGAGGTCTTTATCGTCGTGGCCCAGATTGGCAACTACTCCATGGGCATCATCGTCGACCGCGTCTTCGATACCGAGGAAATCGTGGTCAAGCCCGTGGCGCCGATCCTGCGCAACATCCAACTCTTCTCCGGCAATACCATTCTGGGCGACGGCAGCGTCGTGATGATCCTCGATCCCAACGGCATCGCGGCGGCCACCGGCGAAATCTCGGTGGCCGAGGGCGCCGAGGACGACGCCAAGGGCCGTCACGTGGCGAGCAGTTCCGACAGCGTGGCGATGCTCATCTTCCGCGCGGTGGACGACACGCCCAAGGCGGTGCCGCTGGCCCTGGTGGCGCGGCTCGAGGAAATCGACCTGCAGAAGGTCGAGTTCTCGAACGGCCAGTATGTGGTGCAGTACCGCGGCCAGCTGATGCCGCTGGTGATGATGGACTCCGCTCAAAAGCTGGAATCCGAAGGCCGCCAGCCGGTCCTCGTCTTCGCCGATCGCAGCCGCACCATGGGCCTGGTGGTCCAGGAGATCGTCGATATCGTCGAAGGCCGCATGAATATCGAGCTGTCTTCCGAGCGCGAAGGCTATGTCGGCACGGCGGTGATCGACAGCAAGGCGACCGATATCATCGACGCCGGTTATTATCTGACCCTGGCGTTCCACGATTGGTTCCAGGCCGACCGGGAGACCCTGGACGGCGACGGTCGCGGCCGCCGTCTTCTGGTCGTCGATGACAGCCCCTTCTTCCGCAACCTTCTGCAGCCCCTGCTGACGGTCGCGGGATATGAAGTGGTCTGCGTCGAGTCGGCCGACGCGGCATTGGAGCTCTGCGAGGCCGGAGAGGACTTCGACGTCATCATCTCCGACATCGAGATGCCGGGCATGAACGGCTTCGAGTTCGCCCGCAAGGTCACGGCGGAGACCCGCTGGGCCGAGACGCCGATCGTCGCGCTCTCCAGCTTCTCCAACCCGAGCGACCTGGCGCGGGGCCGCGAGGCCGGCTTCAAGGACTACGTCGCCAAGACCGACCGCGATGCCTTGTTGAACACCCTACACGATACCCTGTCTGAACTGAGAGGTGCGGCATGAGCGGCCCTAAAGACGAAGGCGCGGCGGAACGCTCGCCGATGACGGATGCCTTCGCGGATACGGAAGACTTCGTAACCTTTACCATTGCGGACCAGTTGTTCGGCATCCCCGTGCTGAAGGTTCAGGACGTCCTCAGTTCGCACAACATCACCCGCATCCCGCTGGCGCCGCCCGAGATTGCCGGTTCCCTGAACCTGCGCGGCCGTATCGTGACGGCGATGGACGTGCGTCTGCGTCTCGGCCTGCCGCCGCGCGATCGTAAGGCTTCCATGAGCATCGTCGCCGAGCACGAGGGCGAGCTCTATAGCCTGATGGTCGATTCGGTCGGCGAGGTGCTGGCGTTGAAGAGCTCCGCCTGGGAACGCAATCCGCCGACCCTGGATCCGAAGTTTCGGGATTACTCGTTGGGCATCTACCGGCTGGACGGCCAGCTTCTGGTGGTCCTCGACGTGAACAGGCTGCTGGACTACGACCGCGTTCAGGCGGCCTGAGGCCGCGCGCATACTTTGGGGGCCGGCTGGAAGCGACCGAAAGGGCCAAAGGGACAGCCAGTCGGGATGTTAGCTGGAGCATGAAAATGAAGTCATGTCTGATCGTCGATGACTCGAAGGTGGTGCGCATGGTAGCGCGCAAGATCCTTGAAGGTCTTAGCTTCGCGACCGACGAGGCCGAGGATGGCCAGAAGGCGATTGAAGCCTGCCAGCGCAACATGCCGGATGCGGTGCTGCTCGACTGGAACATGCCCGTCAAGAACGGCCTGGAGTTCCTGCAGGAGCTGCGGGCCATGCAGGATGTCGATCAGCCGGTTGTGGTGTTCTGCACGACCGAGAACGACATGGAGCATATCAAGAAGGCCATAGAGGCCGGGGCCAACGAGTACATCATGAAGCCCTTCGATAGCGACATCATTGAGTCGAAATTCGTCCAGGTAGGTCTCATCTGATGCCAGAAAGCAAGTCCGCCCCTGGCGGCGCCGATGGAAGATCGGGCGATCCCTACCGCGTGATGGTGGTAGACGATTCGGCGGTCATTCGCGGCCTGCTGACCCGGTCGCTGGAAGAAGACCCCAGCATCAAGGTCGTCGCCTCCGTGGGCAATGGCGAAATTGCAGTAAAGACCCTGGATCGTCATGACATCGAGGTCATCATCCTCGATATCGAGATGCCGGTGATGGACGGCCTGACAGCGCTGCCCAAGCTTCTTGAGAAGAAGCCCGGCGTGCAGGTGGTCATGGCGTCGACCCTCACCCGGAAGAACGCGGAAGTCAGCCTGCGCGCCCTTCAGGCAGGCGCGGCGGACTATCTGCCGAAGCCGAGCTCGACCAGCGAGCTCACCTCCAAAGATGCGTTTCAGCGTGAGCTGACGGAGAAAGTCAAGGGCCTGGCGGCAGCGGCGCGGCCGGCAAACCGGCCGGTCGTCGCACGGCCCGTCGCCAGCAAGAGCCCCATGCCTGCGCCGGCCGTACGCAAGATCGAATTGCGGAAGGCCTCGCCGGCCTTGCCGCGGCTCATCGCCATCGGCAGCTCGACCGGGGGGCCGCAGGCGCTTCTGGAAGTGCTGCGCGACATGGCGGCGGCGGTCAAGCTGCCTATCCTGATCACTCAGCACATGCCGGCGACCTTCACCACCCTGCTGGCCGAGCACATCGGCCGCGCCACGGGCGTGCCCTGCGCCGAGGCAAAGGATGGTGACAAGATCGTCGGCGGGCAAATTTATCTCGCCCCCGGCAACTACCACATGGTGGTGGAACGCAAGGGTGTCGACAGCATCATTCGTCTGAATCAGGACCCGCCTGAAAACTTCTGCCGGCCGGCGGTCGATCCGATGCTGCGCAGTTTGTCGAAGATTTACGGCTCCGACCTGCTGACCATCATCCTGACGGGAATGGGGTCGGACGGGAAGAAGGGGGCCGTCGAGGTGGTCGAGGCCGGTGGAACGGTCATCGCTCAGGATGAAGCCACCAGCGTTGTTTGGGGCATGCCGGGAGCTGTCGCCACGAGCGGTCTGTGTTCGGCCGTTCTGCCGATCAAGGAGATCGGCCCCAGCGTCCGCAAGTTGGTCATGAGGTCAGCGGCATGAATGTGAACGATTTCGAGTTTATTGCCCAGTTGCTCTATCAGCGCTCGGGCCTGGTGATCACCCAGGAGAAGGCCTATCTCCTGGAAAGCCGCTTGAATCCCGTCGCGCGGAAATGGAGCCTGGACGGCTTCGATCCGCTGATCGCCGCCCTGCGGAGCAACAAGGACGAGCGCCTGCTGGTCGACGTCACCGAGGCCATGACGACCAACGAGTCCTTCTTCTTCCGCGACAACCGGCCCTTCGACCAGTTCAGGGAGATCGTCCTGCCGCATCTGCTGGAGGCGCGTGCCGCGCGCAAGCAGATTCGCATCTGGAGCGCCGCCTGCTCCAGCGGGCAGGAGCCCTATACTCTGGCCATGATCCTGAAGGAGCAGGCGGCCAAGCTGTCCGGCTGGAAGATCGAGATCGTCGCCACCGACCTTTCCACGGAGATCCTGAACAAGGCCAAGGAAGGTCTCTATTCCCAGTTCGAGGTTCAGCGCGGCCTGCCGATCCAACTGCTGATGAAGTACTTCACCCAGGAGGGCGAGAAGTGGCGGATCAGCGAGGAGATCCGCAAAATGATCTCCTACCGGCCCTTCAACCTGCTGGAAAGTCCCGCGGCGCTGGGCACCTTCGATGTGGTGTTCTGCCGCAATGTGCTGATCTACTTCGACCAGACCACCAAGGGGCAGGTGCTGTCGCGCATCGCCCAGATCATGCCGGCCGACGGCTACCTCTATCTGGGGGGCGCCGAGACGGTGCTGGGCATTTCCGAGTCCTTCGAGGTGGTTCCCGGCCAGCGGGGCATCTACCGCCTGACCAACGGCAACGCCAACCTGGATCGCAAGGTCGGCTGAGTCCCGGCTGCTTCCCGCGGAGCCGCCGCCGCGCCCCCGGACGTTGCATTGAGATCGTAAAAAAGGCCGCTAATCCAGTTGGATAGCGGCCTTCTTTATGATTGGTTCCAGCCCCTGCGGGCGGCGCCGGAAGCTGTCCCCCTGTCTGGGGACCCCCGCCGGTTTCAGGCGTTGGCGGCGTGCTTCGCGGGCTCGGCGCTGTCGGTGCTGACCGGATCGCGCAGCACGTAGCCGCG encodes the following:
- a CDS encoding protein-glutamate O-methyltransferase CheR, whose amino-acid sequence is MNVNDFEFIAQLLYQRSGLVITQEKAYLLESRLNPVARKWSLDGFDPLIAALRSNKDERLLVDVTEAMTTNESFFFRDNRPFDQFREIVLPHLLEARAARKQIRIWSAACSSGQEPYTLAMILKEQAAKLSGWKIEIVATDLSTEILNKAKEGLYSQFEVQRGLPIQLLMKYFTQEGEKWRISEEIRKMISYRPFNLLESPAALGTFDVVFCRNVLIYFDQTTKGQVLSRIAQIMPADGYLYLGGAETVLGISESFEVVPGQRGIYRLTNGNANLDRKVG
- a CDS encoding response regulator codes for the protein MKSCLIVDDSKVVRMVARKILEGLSFATDEAEDGQKAIEACQRNMPDAVLLDWNMPVKNGLEFLQELRAMQDVDQPVVVFCTTENDMEHIKKAIEAGANEYIMKPFDSDIIESKFVQVGLI
- a CDS encoding chemotaxis response regulator protein-glutamate methylesterase, whose product is MPESKSAPGGADGRSGDPYRVMVVDDSAVIRGLLTRSLEEDPSIKVVASVGNGEIAVKTLDRHDIEVIILDIEMPVMDGLTALPKLLEKKPGVQVVMASTLTRKNAEVSLRALQAGAADYLPKPSSTSELTSKDAFQRELTEKVKGLAAAARPANRPVVARPVASKSPMPAPAVRKIELRKASPALPRLIAIGSSTGGPQALLEVLRDMAAAVKLPILITQHMPATFTTLLAEHIGRATGVPCAEAKDGDKIVGGQIYLAPGNYHMVVERKGVDSIIRLNQDPPENFCRPAVDPMLRSLSKIYGSDLLTIILTGMGSDGKKGAVEVVEAGGTVIAQDEATSVVWGMPGAVATSGLCSAVLPIKEIGPSVRKLVMRSAA
- a CDS encoding chemotaxis protein CheW — translated: MDDLLSEFLTETNESLAELDVELVQLEQNPNDKDLLGNIFRLMHTIKGTCGFLGLPRLESVAHAGENVLGKLRDGELEVTPEAVTLILECLDNIRALLEQLEATEAEPEGDDSDLIARLNAFADGGGAAAEAAPAADEAPAAEEAPAEESGSGDVTLDELELAFQNAKGPAELAAEKAAQEAAEAEAEPEPVKAEEPKKEAAPKKDAAPKQADKEPAAADAKKEGSVANQSLRVNVDVLENLMTMVSELVLTRNQLLQILRSQNESEFAAPLQRLNHVVSELQEGVMATRMQPIGNAWAKLPRIVRDLAHELDKKIDLVMKGAETELDRQVLELIKDPLTHMVRNSADHGLEIPAERLKAGKPESGTVTLNAFHEGGHIIIEIADDGKGLSVDKIRQKCLDNGLASETELDQMSEQQIQQFIFKAGFSTAAAVTSVSGRGVGMDVVRTNIEKIGGTIELTSVEGRGTKFVIKIPLTLAIVSALIVECASERFAIPQLSVVELVRASAHTEHTIERINGTPVLRLRNRLLPLVNLRHLLKLDGENTAKAAKDALPAPVAETEQAMEAGGAEAPKDSAKAGPKLVEEAGAPEAKGADDEEVFIVVAQIGNYSMGIIVDRVFDTEEIVVKPVAPILRNIQLFSGNTILGDGSVVMILDPNGIAAATGEISVAEGAEDDAKGRHVASSSDSVAMLIFRAVDDTPKAVPLALVARLEEIDLQKVEFSNGQYVVQYRGQLMPLVMMDSAQKLESEGRQPVLVFADRSRTMGLVVQEIVDIVEGRMNIELSSEREGYVGTAVIDSKATDIIDAGYYLTLAFHDWFQADRETLDGDGRGRRLLVVDDSPFFRNLLQPLLTVAGYEVVCVESADAALELCEAGEDFDVIISDIEMPGMNGFEFARKVTAETRWAETPIVALSSFSNPSDLARGREAGFKDYVAKTDRDALLNTLHDTLSELRGAA
- a CDS encoding chemotaxis protein CheW; its protein translation is MTDAFADTEDFVTFTIADQLFGIPVLKVQDVLSSHNITRIPLAPPEIAGSLNLRGRIVTAMDVRLRLGLPPRDRKASMSIVAEHEGELYSLMVDSVGEVLALKSSAWERNPPTLDPKFRDYSLGIYRLDGQLLVVLDVNRLLDYDRVQAA